The Leptospira langatensis DNA segment GATAGTCATAGGAGATCTTTTTTCTTTCTACAATTCGTTCGGACCTAAGTCTTTCCTGCTTAGTAGTCTCGTGGATGGTTAGTTCCAGATACTTGTTTACGAAAGCATGTTGGATCTCTACTGAGTCGACGATCCGATCCGAATCGGAGGAGGTTAATACCTTCGTCTCCAATACTTCTTCTCGGACCGCATAGACTTGGAAGCATCCGGGAAGTAAGAAAATCAAAATTAGGAGCTGGAGTAGCGTTACAATATTCAATTTTCGGAATGGGATCGGAATAGGAGAGGGAATGTGTTTGCGATCCTCGGACATCTCTACTGGAAGATCGGAACGAATCCATAGGCGGACTCGAACGCATCTGCCTGTTCTTCGCAGGCCCAAAGTTCCAGGCTCTTGTCGTAATTTTGATTCGTGACAAGAGAGAAGATGGCCTGGTTCTTTCTTACCTGGCATTTTACGGTTTCGATCAGTCCCTGTCTGTTCCGATTGCAGGCACTGGCTATCCTAAGAATACCGGAAAGTTTTTGAACGATGTCCTGTTCTCTTCCTCCGATCCTTTGGAATTCCCTATGCTTGGATTTGGGAGAACTCTTGCGATGGTATCTGGCTGTGAGTGCGATCAATTCTATCTCTCCCCATGTAAAGCCGAGCATTGCTTCCGAGTTCCGGATCAGATAATAACTATGTTTATGATAGGCGGAGTGGGAAATAAAAAGCCCTACTTCATGAAGTAAAGAAGAAGCTTCCAAATATTCCCTTTCTTCCTTGCCTAATTTGTGGACTGGCGCGAGTTGATCGAAGATATCCAACGAGAGTTTGGCCACATGCCTCGCGTAATCCTCATCCCTAGTATAAGAAACAAGAAGATTGTGTATGGACTTCTGGCGAATATCGTCCAGATGCTTAGAATGTTCCTGGTCCTGGAAATGTTCCCATTTGCGGATGGTATCGTAAATGATCCCTTCTCTAAGAGCGAACTCGGAGATAGTCATATTGGGTAGGTCCAATAGTTGGAAGAGTTCTTCTAAGATCAGTATGCCTCCAACGATAATATCCGAACGCTTGGAATCGAAACCTTGGATCTTGGCCCTCTTCTTGGAGGTGTCCGCTTCTAGGACAAGGTTTCTTGCCCTTCTGAATTCTGCGGAGGTAAATGTATAGTGATTGAGAGGGATCTCTTCGGTCTCTCCGTCAAAGGCCCGGATAATTCCTGCAGTAGCCTGTGCTGTCCCTGAGGATCCGATGACCATTTCCGGTCTTAGGTCCCGGATGATCTTTCGAAAGGGAAGAATGGTCTCTTCTACATATAGTTTGCATTTTCGGATTTGAGAGGAATCCAATGGATCCGATTTTAAGAACTTCTCCGTGAGTCGTATGGCTCCCAATTTAAAGCTTTTGGAGAAGAGTATATCTCCTCTATAGCCTACCAGAACCTCGGTACTTCCTCCGCCAATGTCTATCAGCAATATCTTCTTATCGAATACCGGGAGTCCTTGCAGGATCCCGAAGTATATGAGTCGGGCTTCTTCGTATCCGCTGATAACGTCTATCTTGATGCCCGCTTCCTTCCAAGCGGCCTCCTGGAATTGGGACCGATTGGAGGCTTCTCTCAAGGCAGATGTAGCAACTGCTCGGATCTCGGCCTTGGAATTATCCGCCAATAGTTTGAAGCGCTTCAAACAGTCTATAGCGCGCTTGAATGCGGGAGGATCGATCTCTCCTCCTTCTTCTAAACCGCTTCCGAGACGAACGTTCTCCTTCTCTCTGGCTATGGCTTCGAAGGTACCGTTTTCTCGGACCCGAACGATGATCATGTGAAAGGAGTTTGTGCCTAGATCGATGGCTGCAAGGGTGTTTTCCCGGACCATAAGTTCCCCAACTTTATGGAGGTCGTAAAGGCTTCCAATTTGTTTTTCGTTTTTTTTGTTTTGGAATTGCCCCTGGGGATCGGGCAGGAAATATTGAATTCGATCGGCGATGGGAAAATCCTAGAGATTTTCGGGATTTGCGCAGATAATAATAAAAAAGATCAACCGCCTCTCGGCAAGCAAAGGACAGTAATGATATTCGACAAGCTCTACGGACTATTTTCCAACGATATGGGAATCGACCTCGGAACCGCCAACACTCTCGTCCATGTAAAGGGGCAAGGTATCGTACTCTCCGAGCCTTCCGTAGTAGCGGTGCATGCTGCTACCGGAAAGGTGCTGGCAGTGGGTCAGGAGGCCAAGAGAATGCTCGGCCGTACTCCTGGCGAAATTGTGGCAATTCGCCCTATGAAGGACGGGGTGATCGCCGACTTCGAAACGGTCGAAAAAATGATCCGTTACTTCATCGCCAAAGTTCACAATCGTACTACATTCGTAAAACCTAGGATCGTGATCGGAGTTCCTTCCGGAATTACCGAGGTGGAAAGACGTGCCGTTCGTGAGTCCGCAGAGCAAGCGGGCGCGAGAGAGATCTTCCTCATCGACGAGGCGCTTGCGGCAGCCATCGGTGCGAATATCCCGATCAACGAGCCTGCAGGGAACATGATCGTGGATATCGGCGGTGGTACCACAGAGATCGCAGTGATTTCATTAGGCGGTATGGTGATCGCAGAGTCCATCCGTACTGGTGGGGACGAGTTCGACGATGCAATCATCAAGTATCTCAGAAACCAATACAATCTAGTCGTTGGTGAGAGAACGGCAGAGGATATCAAGCTTACCATTGGTAACGCATACCCGGAGAAGAAGACAGAGACCATGGAAGTCAAAGGTAGAGATGCGATCTCCGGTCTTCCTCGTACTTTGGAATTGGAATCTAACGAGATCCGTAAAGCGCTCAAAGAACCTACCGACGAGATCTTGGACGGGATCAAACGAGTTCTGGAAAGAACTCCTCCTGAACTTGCTTCCGATATCGTAGAGAGAGGGATCGTTCTTACCGGAGGAGGATGCCTTCTTCGCGGATTAGAAACATATCTTTCCAAAGAAACCGGAGTTCCTGTATTCAGAGCGGAAAACCCTTTGACCTGTGTGGTCTTAGGAACCGGAAAATTCCTAGACGAAGTTAAATACCTTAAGCCTGGAATTCGCTGATCCTAATTTGCTTGGGATCAGATTTTGAACCGTTAATATGCTTTGGCTCCAAGTAAATAAAAGTAAGGAAACAGTCTCTCTTCTTTTTTGCATCGTATTTTCGATCCTTTCTTTGACGTTCAAGAGCAATGTCTTAGTAAGAGGGATCGCTAGCTTCCAAAGAGTAGGGGACTCCGTTTCCGGTTCGATAGACGGGGTCGGTTCCTTCTTCAAAGGAGCTTATACTAAATTAGAATCTTTTGAAGCAGTTCGTCAGGAGAGAGATGCCTGCGTTGCCGCAGTGGACGATTATAAACTCCTTCCCCAAGACTTGGAACGCTTAAACAGAGAGAACGAGATCCTCCGAAGAGAGCTTCGTTTTAATACTCGACAAAAGTTTGCAACCGTTAAAGCGGAAGTCCTTTCCGTTCGTTTGAATTCTATTTATCGTACTATCATTATAGACAAAGGTTCCGAAGCGGGGATCAAACCGTACATGCCAGTTACCGCGAGAGCGGTAAACCAGAAGGGCGAGATCATAGAAGCTCTCGTAGGCAAGGTGATCGCTGTGACAGGCGGTTCTGCCATCGTACAACCATTAATAAATTCTAATTTTAGCATGGGTGTTTCCATTCCGGATAGCAATCTTTGGGCCACTCTTTCCGGTAACTCAGGAAGAGGAACAGAGTCTCTTATGAATTATATCGATAGCGGTATCATCATAGATCCGAGAGTGTTCGGGGACTATCCTATGGGTCCAAGCGAGATGATCCAATACACCGAATCCTTAAGCAAGATCGGAAAAGCAGTCTACAGTTCCGGTGCCTCCGGGATCTTTCCTCCGGGCATTCCGGTTGGGATCATCACAGAAGAAGGTCCTAGGAACGGAAGCTTCAAGACAGCATTCTTAAAACCATTCGTGCGTTTTGATATGATCGAGTCGGTGACCATTCTACTCAAACTTCCTGAAAAATGGGCGGAGACTTGGCCGGAAGGACAGAATATCAATATTGAAAATCCGTATTTTGGTGAATTAAATTATCCTAAAGAAGATCGAGAGCCCAAGGCTCCGGCTCCCGGAGCGGTGAAGCCCGCTGAGAACAAGCCGCTGAAACCGAAACAAGATGGCGGATCCGGTTTTACGGAAGAGGAAACCAACTGATGATCCTAGAATATGTAGTCATCGGCGCGGGGATTTTCATTTCCCATTTCTTGAATGGTACCAACGCTTTCGAGATCTCCGGATACAAACCGGATTTCATGGTATTATTCGTTCTATTCTTCGCACTCAGAAGAGGGACCATGGCAGGGATCTGGATCGGATTCTTTGGCGGTCTTCTTTCTGATTCGGGACTGGGCGGTGAGATCGTAGGCAATGTGG contains these protein-coding regions:
- a CDS encoding Ppx/GppA phosphatase family protein, with product MVRENTLAAIDLGTNSFHMIIVRVRENGTFEAIAREKENVRLGSGLEEGGEIDPPAFKRAIDCLKRFKLLADNSKAEIRAVATSALREASNRSQFQEAAWKEAGIKIDVISGYEEARLIYFGILQGLPVFDKKILLIDIGGGSTEVLVGYRGDILFSKSFKLGAIRLTEKFLKSDPLDSSQIRKCKLYVEETILPFRKIIRDLRPEMVIGSSGTAQATAGIIRAFDGETEEIPLNHYTFTSAEFRRARNLVLEADTSKKRAKIQGFDSKRSDIIVGGILILEELFQLLDLPNMTISEFALREGIIYDTIRKWEHFQDQEHSKHLDDIRQKSIHNLLVSYTRDEDYARHVAKLSLDIFDQLAPVHKLGKEEREYLEASSLLHEVGLFISHSAYHKHSYYLIRNSEAMLGFTWGEIELIALTARYHRKSSPKSKHREFQRIGGREQDIVQKLSGILRIASACNRNRQGLIETVKCQVRKNQAIFSLVTNQNYDKSLELWACEEQADAFESAYGFVPIFQ
- a CDS encoding rod shape-determining protein, whose translation is MIFDKLYGLFSNDMGIDLGTANTLVHVKGQGIVLSEPSVVAVHAATGKVLAVGQEAKRMLGRTPGEIVAIRPMKDGVIADFETVEKMIRYFIAKVHNRTTFVKPRIVIGVPSGITEVERRAVRESAEQAGAREIFLIDEALAAAIGANIPINEPAGNMIVDIGGGTTEIAVISLGGMVIAESIRTGGDEFDDAIIKYLRNQYNLVVGERTAEDIKLTIGNAYPEKKTETMEVKGRDAISGLPRTLELESNEIRKALKEPTDEILDGIKRVLERTPPELASDIVERGIVLTGGGCLLRGLETYLSKETGVPVFRAENPLTCVVLGTGKFLDEVKYLKPGIR
- the mreC gene encoding rod shape-determining protein MreC — its product is MLWLQVNKSKETVSLLFCIVFSILSLTFKSNVLVRGIASFQRVGDSVSGSIDGVGSFFKGAYTKLESFEAVRQERDACVAAVDDYKLLPQDLERLNRENEILRRELRFNTRQKFATVKAEVLSVRLNSIYRTIIIDKGSEAGIKPYMPVTARAVNQKGEIIEALVGKVIAVTGGSAIVQPLINSNFSMGVSIPDSNLWATLSGNSGRGTESLMNYIDSGIIIDPRVFGDYPMGPSEMIQYTESLSKIGKAVYSSGASGIFPPGIPVGIITEEGPRNGSFKTAFLKPFVRFDMIESVTILLKLPEKWAETWPEGQNINIENPYFGELNYPKEDREPKAPAPGAVKPAENKPLKPKQDGGSGFTEEETN